A window of Haliscomenobacter hydrossis DSM 1100 contains these coding sequences:
- a CDS encoding BACON domain-containing protein gives MPMDISDTPIQINHRTYRGLRDSSDHQEYRLKGFDELDYVPNPEAWPYRANVKIITKQGNNLGECSGTLILDRYVITAAHCLYEGGKINDILAVFPGYNDGEISPIYGGASAVDFFMSSRWIENEEYEHDYAICLLDRPLGVIAGSYTFNFNNDDRHFTNASFNNFGYPGEDPYDGKDMYARFGKFDVLQGKDLVYHNEYSYGGQSGSSAYIKAGEERIVQTILSHGTEDHTGYVRITNEKSQLMANFINQTTPSNIDLTPVSIEIRNPEISKGQKIDTLEFYAYNAGKTDFSGNLKYSIYLSTDDVITTSDISLGSSTFSNINIDSREKRGLRVRNIPLPTSLKVQEYYVGIILELQDEDNENNGTSVWDVALIEVTEENGGFTIIGPRSMNFTPQGGNQNISIETSSSWSVTSNSSWLSFNKTTGTGNGTVGVTCASNTSTQSRSAAITVNVSGQSPVTIAVTQEATVVIPKTLTLSSSSFSFESNSSTQSLTISSNTTWSVAESLSWLSVSPTSGSNNGTVSIACVANTSSSVRTGTITVSGSGVTSQTITITQAAGIPAFSVSPTTLTFSASGGIQTFSIRSNLNWTVSESLDWLSVNLSSGSNDGQVSMTCIGNTQTATRTGTIFVTGGNISHTISVSQMGVAAVISVSPTTLDFTANGGSQSFNITANTNWTTSESLDWLSLSPASGSNNATVTATCLPNTSTTSRTGTIAISGTDQTVTISQTGVAPSLSVAPSQLNFTDLADTKNISISSNTGWTTSDDADWLSITPSSGNGNGTLSVSVNANAGASERRAQITVRSSTGSLLQNISVIQAAKPFNAALPESWEVTITENNHTLILPSSLQADIEGSSLQIGDHIGVFYARDGKSFCAGEGEWNGSNTSFPVYGDDASTTVKDGLSTGEAFVVKVWQAATQQEFNAQAEYAPLGTNGIISATDRYTTDAISMITRLRAARTETLNIALKEGWNTISSYVIPSFSSLDSVFKPIKGIVQIAKDGAGKTYINNPPINSIGSWKIIEGYRIKVSSNSTLPMIGKAVDPAQSPISIRSGWQIIPFFGRSVKTIDQSFASIKDKIEILKDNAGKVYIPDLSINTIGPLQATQGYRLKAKSAGELRYPSDFVNFTTNDPWAKSLAIETDTLQHFRLSADFNTGSNATLVVLNTAAAGLVQAGDEIGVFAADSILCGAGKYTGENLALTVWGDDATETGRQGLFSGEPYQLRIWNKTLNRESKVEADFGGNKGLYQEDDVVLIQTLKLKVTSPVTEVFPSNSIVLFPNPSTGSVNVITRFPIAGPVRIRVLNTNGQVLVQKNHPQGLPKGMLEQFDLTQYPSGVYQIQVLSEKGWWNGKLSVVR, from the coding sequence ATGCCCATGGACATTTCAGATACGCCTATCCAAATTAACCATCGAACCTATCGCGGTTTAAGAGACTCCTCTGACCATCAGGAATACCGACTAAAGGGATTTGACGAGCTAGATTACGTTCCCAATCCCGAAGCTTGGCCATATCGAGCAAATGTAAAAATAATTACCAAGCAAGGAAATAACTTAGGTGAGTGCAGTGGTACTTTAATTTTAGACAGGTATGTCATTACAGCCGCTCATTGCTTGTATGAAGGAGGTAAAATAAATGACATCCTGGCTGTCTTTCCTGGTTACAATGACGGAGAAATTAGTCCAATCTATGGAGGAGCAAGTGCGGTCGATTTTTTTATGAGCTCTAGATGGATTGAAAATGAAGAATATGAACATGATTATGCAATTTGCCTTTTAGATCGCCCTTTGGGTGTAATTGCGGGGAGCTACACCTTTAATTTCAACAATGATGATCGGCATTTTACCAATGCCTCCTTCAATAATTTCGGATACCCAGGCGAAGACCCTTATGATGGTAAGGACATGTATGCACGCTTTGGAAAATTCGATGTTCTCCAAGGAAAAGATCTTGTTTACCACAATGAATATTCTTATGGAGGGCAAAGCGGTAGTTCTGCGTACATTAAAGCAGGAGAAGAGCGAATCGTACAAACCATACTCTCACACGGAACTGAAGATCACACTGGCTATGTACGAATAACCAATGAAAAATCTCAGCTAATGGCGAATTTTATTAATCAAACTACTCCTTCAAATATAGATTTAACACCCGTTAGCATTGAGATAAGAAATCCCGAAATCAGTAAGGGTCAAAAAATTGATACACTCGAGTTTTATGCTTACAATGCTGGCAAAACAGATTTTAGCGGAAATTTGAAATACAGCATTTACCTTTCTACTGACGATGTCATCACTACCAGTGACATTAGTTTAGGTTCCAGTACTTTTAGCAATATAAATATTGATTCTAGAGAGAAACGAGGACTGAGGGTGCGGAACATCCCTCTACCCACTTCATTAAAAGTGCAAGAATATTATGTAGGGATTATTCTTGAGCTACAAGATGAGGATAACGAAAACAACGGAACTTCAGTATGGGATGTTGCCCTGATTGAAGTCACGGAAGAGAACGGGGGATTCACAATTATTGGTCCTCGAAGCATGAATTTCACCCCTCAAGGCGGAAATCAGAACATCAGTATCGAAACCAGCTCATCGTGGTCTGTCACCAGCAATAGCTCTTGGCTCAGTTTTAACAAAACTACCGGTACTGGTAATGGAACAGTTGGTGTAACCTGCGCTAGCAACACCTCGACTCAAAGCCGAAGCGCTGCCATCACCGTTAATGTGAGTGGCCAGAGTCCAGTAACCATCGCTGTGACTCAAGAAGCTACTGTAGTAATTCCAAAAACCCTAACCCTCAGTTCATCCTCCTTTTCTTTTGAATCCAACTCAAGTACACAAAGCCTAACCATCAGCTCCAATACGACCTGGTCTGTTGCCGAATCCCTCTCCTGGCTCAGCGTCAGTCCCACCTCAGGCAGCAACAACGGCACGGTGTCCATTGCTTGTGTGGCCAATACCAGTTCATCAGTCCGAACAGGTACCATTACGGTTTCAGGCAGTGGGGTCACCAGCCAAACCATTACCATTACCCAAGCTGCAGGCATCCCAGCCTTCAGTGTATCTCCCACCACTTTAACTTTTAGTGCTTCTGGCGGCATTCAAACTTTTAGCATCAGATCCAATCTCAATTGGACGGTTTCCGAATCCCTAGACTGGCTCAGTGTGAATCTAAGTTCAGGGAGCAACGATGGTCAGGTGTCCATGACCTGCATAGGCAATACACAAACGGCCACCAGAACAGGAACCATTTTTGTCACTGGAGGCAATATTTCGCACACCATTTCAGTATCCCAAATGGGAGTAGCTGCGGTTATCAGTGTATCTCCTACAACGCTTGATTTCACGGCCAATGGTGGTAGCCAAAGCTTTAACATTACGGCCAATACCAACTGGACGACTTCAGAATCTTTAGATTGGCTGAGTCTTTCCCCCGCTTCGGGTAGCAACAACGCTACAGTTACTGCAACCTGTTTACCCAACACCTCAACCACCAGTCGTACTGGAACGATTGCCATATCTGGAACGGATCAAACGGTCACGATCAGCCAAACTGGTGTTGCCCCATCCCTAAGTGTTGCTCCATCCCAGTTGAATTTCACCGACCTTGCCGATACAAAAAACATCTCCATCTCCAGCAACACCGGATGGACAACGTCCGATGATGCCGACTGGCTGAGCATTACCCCTTCTAGTGGAAATGGCAATGGCACCCTATCCGTGAGCGTCAATGCCAATGCGGGTGCAAGTGAACGCCGCGCGCAAATTACAGTGCGCAGTTCTACCGGTTCACTCCTGCAAAACATTAGTGTAATTCAGGCGGCTAAACCCTTCAACGCAGCACTGCCTGAATCCTGGGAAGTCACCATCACTGAAAACAACCATACCCTCATTTTACCCAGTAGTCTGCAAGCCGACATTGAAGGCAGCAGCTTGCAAATTGGCGATCACATTGGTGTTTTTTATGCCCGGGATGGCAAATCATTCTGTGCTGGTGAAGGGGAATGGAATGGCTCAAATACCTCTTTCCCCGTTTATGGTGACGATGCATCTACTACGGTTAAAGATGGACTCAGCACTGGCGAGGCATTCGTAGTGAAAGTTTGGCAAGCGGCAACTCAGCAGGAATTCAATGCCCAGGCCGAATACGCGCCCCTGGGCACCAATGGGATCATCTCCGCTACCGATCGGTACACCACAGATGCCATCAGCATGATCACCCGTCTCCGCGCAGCCCGAACAGAAACCCTCAACATTGCCCTTAAAGAAGGTTGGAATACCATTTCGAGCTATGTCATCCCAAGCTTTAGCTCCTTAGATTCCGTCTTTAAACCCATCAAAGGTATTGTGCAAATTGCAAAGGATGGGGCGGGGAAAACCTATATCAATAATCCACCGATCAACAGTATTGGATCCTGGAAAATAATAGAGGGATACCGGATAAAAGTCAGTAGCAATAGTACCTTACCAATGATTGGAAAAGCAGTAGATCCAGCACAATCCCCCATTTCCATCCGCAGTGGATGGCAAATCATTCCTTTCTTTGGCCGCAGTGTTAAAACGATCGATCAGTCTTTCGCCAGCATCAAAGACAAAATCGAAATTTTGAAAGACAACGCAGGGAAGGTTTACATCCCCGATTTGTCCATCAATACCATTGGACCATTGCAAGCGACCCAGGGGTATCGGCTCAAAGCAAAATCAGCAGGAGAATTGCGGTATCCCAGTGATTTTGTCAACTTTACCACCAATGACCCCTGGGCAAAATCGCTGGCCATTGAGACCGATACTTTGCAGCATTTTCGACTCTCCGCCGATTTCAACACCGGTTCAAATGCCACCTTGGTCGTTTTGAATACAGCAGCAGCAGGTCTGGTTCAGGCTGGCGATGAAATTGGAGTTTTTGCCGCAGATAGTATTCTCTGTGGCGCTGGCAAATACACCGGAGAAAACCTGGCGCTCACCGTTTGGGGCGACGACGCAACCGAAACCGGGCGGCAAGGACTGTTTTCCGGTGAGCCTTACCAATTGCGCATTTGGAATAAAACGTTGAACCGCGAATCCAAAGTTGAAGCAGATTTTGGAGGCAACAAAGGGCTGTACCAAGAGGATGATGTCGTGCTGATACAGACCCTCAAACTCAAAGTGACCAGTCCTGTAACCGAAGTATTCCCCTCCAATTCGATTGTACTTTTCCCCAACCCAAGCACGGGGTCGGTAAATGTAATAACCCGCTTTCCCATTGCCGGCCCGGTTCGTATCCGGGTTTTGAATACGAATGGCCAGGTGCTTGTGCAAAAAAATCATCCACAAGGATTGCCCAAAGGAATGCTCGAACAATTTGACTTGACCCAATATCCAAGCGGAGTTTACCAAATACAAGTCTTATCCGAAAAAGGCTGGTGGAATGGAAAGTTGAGCGTGGTGCGGTAG
- a CDS encoding MotA/TolQ/ExbB proton channel family protein, producing MISKKTFALLLSIVGGLVFWILAIAIASITDDPDLAEPTLINRLFVMVGGSFPSGIIQAVTMMFFLYGLITLLMHRKDIIQEQTSFKLNLLPTGEQKILDPKQVNEIKLKMIELEQQGQSYQLISLIKKACTQYRNEGSISDTLQVIDHQVEAMQEQSQSNYDILHYLAQGIPSLGFLGTVLGISGAIGKFYLATDFSKLPQITSMLNIAFDTTFFSLFLGLILTYVFNRTQDNENKFYTRMREYVIDNLVSRIFHGGVKNA from the coding sequence ATGATAAGCAAAAAAACATTTGCACTACTCCTTAGTATTGTAGGAGGATTGGTTTTCTGGATACTGGCTATCGCCATTGCTAGCATCACTGATGACCCCGATTTGGCAGAACCCACTTTGATCAACCGTTTGTTTGTAATGGTTGGAGGCTCATTCCCGTCAGGTATCATCCAAGCGGTTACCATGATGTTTTTTCTCTATGGCCTGATCACTTTACTGATGCATCGAAAGGACATCATTCAGGAGCAAACCAGCTTTAAATTGAATTTATTACCCACTGGCGAACAGAAAATATTAGACCCCAAACAAGTCAATGAAATTAAACTCAAAATGATTGAATTGGAGCAACAAGGCCAGAGTTATCAGTTGATCAGTTTAATCAAAAAAGCTTGCACCCAGTACCGCAACGAAGGCTCTATTTCTGATACCCTACAAGTGATCGATCACCAAGTGGAAGCAATGCAGGAACAAAGCCAAAGTAATTATGATATTTTGCATTACCTCGCACAGGGTATACCTAGCCTGGGCTTTTTGGGTACTGTTTTGGGGATTTCCGGCGCCATCGGTAAATTTTACCTGGCTACCGATTTTAGTAAACTACCCCAAATTACCTCCATGTTAAATATTGCTTTTGATACCACTTTTTTTTCACTATTTTTAGGTTTGATCTTAACTTACGTGTTCAACCGAACCCAGGATAATGAGAATAAATTTTATACTAGAATGAGGGAGTATGTAATTGATAATTTGGTGAGTAGAATATTTCATGGGGGGGTGAAGAATGCGTGA
- a CDS encoding RNA polymerase sigma factor, translating into MSKNQLSDDQLLKMITGNETERDEAMRYIFHSQEWQNMIKYYVLQHKGNEQDGEDAFQETMILFDRNLRLGVFKGQSSLKTYFMAIAKWHWLGQLRKKHPQQEFSVQQHETQEESVEVQLINSEKKNFLTKALEQIGERCKNILELYKLHYSMQEIADQFAFSSADMAKKEAYRCRMKLRDFFENNPEWLNRVK; encoded by the coding sequence ATGTCGAAAAACCAGTTAAGTGACGATCAACTCCTCAAAATGATCACTGGAAACGAAACGGAACGAGACGAAGCCATGCGCTACATTTTTCATAGCCAGGAATGGCAGAATATGATTAAGTATTATGTGCTGCAGCACAAAGGCAATGAGCAAGATGGAGAAGATGCTTTTCAAGAGACCATGATATTGTTTGACCGCAACCTTCGCTTGGGGGTATTTAAAGGCCAAAGTAGCCTCAAAACCTATTTCATGGCCATTGCCAAATGGCATTGGTTAGGGCAACTGCGCAAAAAACATCCCCAGCAAGAGTTTTCGGTGCAACAACACGAAACCCAGGAAGAAAGTGTAGAAGTGCAATTGATCAATAGTGAGAAAAAAAACTTCCTCACCAAAGCTTTAGAACAGATTGGAGAACGTTGTAAGAACATCCTCGAGTTGTACAAATTGCACTACTCCATGCAAGAAATTGCCGATCAATTTGCCTTTAGCAGCGCCGACATGGCCAAAAAAGAGGCCTACCGCTGCCGCATGAAACTGCGCGATTTTTTTGAAAACAACCCCGAGTGGCTGAACCGCGTAAAATAA
- a CDS encoding CHAT domain-containing protein yields MIKEIARNCILTLFWGLICFSPGIFAQQLITKDTLEAKQLLTEAKTLLGQGQLEGVEVKLNQASALVERALGKENALYADVLHQLGRFQFSNNDVHAGIAYTQQALDIRLKVFGYYHLDVAQSYFNLGNAYGGWQIDFEKAVEYRQKTWEIRKKLLGENHQDVINTWKALLFAQGINYVKKAEKAQKNKNWDLAIKLLLQADSVFLIQKNDEMVFHVKTTLGIYHHDAGKFQKSIDACQVALSYVEIIGQKDSLEEAALLNTYGSSLLELNRLDESEKAYFRALAIKTQLYGPGAAETGAQLSNLATVYLRRGQFKKAIQFSKEGIAVREKGAVPPEELLNAYIHLAFFYNTAGIQHEALALYQKAEQILAKNPTKHQDLAGAVYDGLGSAYQELGDFDKALAYKQLAILSFTKVFGPHYPLIARTQFNLGHLAVDREDWPAVIDHARSALKIIQQNPNDVNPTFLIDVYEQLSDGLSRINLDSSLYYAQHALHLCETLVPDDDFAYSSSLVHLGLIYNQFQRFSEADSLLKIGEAKFLERFGAKHNLTAFLSTSRAQALAQMGNYPAALEKYETALQVYGYTTGMPWESLVNPNPVLSTLQEKNHILIQLYQQSKSTALAKSIEENFSEILTGLNYLRRNYQGSETKLLFARQFKSAAEDAINWYQAISDPQTLEKAWIFAEKSRSLAVLEAFLNSKAWQAKGASDSTRITEELFAAATKKWSKAYEMAKTIAEKDSCYRLLLETRVSHESWLKELEQRDSVFFNLKYSQNIVDIKSVQRALDEQQTLLEYFVADSSIYIFLIQPKHHEIVAVKKDAAFEQWITDLNSKGIYGYHALPRNNQNPILREKTLKNYSAAAYKLYETLIAPVKAKLDKKVIIIPDGVLGYVPFEALLTQKPPRPDAIGNYQYLLKDHQVSYCYSATLLREMRHKQHRQEPAQKLLAMAPFFLANSAKIPSQTDPPANAGSREVLTELPHSGPEIAAISKLLNGHAFFGKEATLNKFQELASRYRILHLSTHGKADDRLGDYAYLAFGMPNAQGVSDKLYARDLYNLSLNADLVVLSACETGIGKLQAGEGIVSLARAFAYAGAKSMITTLWKVKDERSKEIMASFYQYLNEGKDKDEALRQAKLDFLQKNADDTALLHPFFWAGFIGIGDMHPIK; encoded by the coding sequence ATGATCAAAGAAATAGCTAGAAACTGTATACTCACACTTTTTTGGGGGCTGATTTGCTTTAGCCCTGGCATCTTTGCTCAACAACTTATTACTAAAGACACGCTTGAAGCAAAGCAACTCTTAACTGAAGCCAAAACGCTACTGGGTCAAGGACAATTGGAGGGAGTTGAAGTCAAGCTGAACCAGGCATCTGCTCTTGTAGAGCGTGCCCTAGGCAAAGAAAATGCCCTATACGCCGACGTACTCCACCAACTTGGAAGATTCCAGTTCTCTAATAACGACGTACATGCTGGGATCGCCTATACCCAACAAGCCTTAGACATCCGCCTCAAGGTATTCGGTTATTATCATCTGGATGTGGCTCAATCCTATTTTAACTTGGGTAATGCTTATGGTGGTTGGCAAATAGACTTTGAAAAAGCGGTAGAATATCGGCAAAAAACGTGGGAAATCCGCAAAAAACTACTTGGTGAAAACCATCAAGATGTAATCAATACCTGGAAGGCGCTCCTATTTGCACAAGGGATAAACTACGTCAAAAAGGCGGAAAAAGCTCAGAAAAACAAAAATTGGGATCTTGCAATTAAGCTCTTGCTGCAAGCGGATAGTGTTTTTTTAATTCAAAAGAATGATGAGATGGTTTTTCATGTAAAAACCACCCTGGGAATATACCACCACGACGCAGGCAAATTCCAAAAATCTATTGATGCTTGCCAAGTCGCACTCTCCTATGTGGAGATCATTGGCCAAAAAGATTCTTTGGAGGAAGCCGCTTTATTAAATACTTATGGAAGTAGTCTATTGGAATTAAATCGACTGGATGAAAGTGAAAAGGCTTATTTCCGCGCTTTAGCAATTAAAACTCAACTGTATGGCCCTGGCGCAGCGGAAACGGGAGCACAACTGTCCAATCTGGCCACCGTTTATCTGCGTAGAGGCCAGTTCAAAAAAGCCATTCAATTCTCCAAGGAAGGGATTGCTGTTCGAGAAAAAGGAGCAGTTCCCCCAGAAGAACTGTTGAATGCCTACATCCATCTGGCTTTTTTCTACAATACAGCAGGAATTCAGCATGAAGCGTTGGCGCTTTATCAAAAAGCAGAGCAAATTTTGGCCAAGAATCCCACCAAGCACCAGGATCTGGCCGGGGCAGTTTACGATGGCTTGGGCAGTGCATACCAGGAACTCGGCGACTTTGACAAAGCTTTAGCCTACAAACAGTTGGCTATCCTAAGTTTCACCAAAGTGTTTGGCCCTCATTATCCTTTGATCGCCAGAACTCAGTTCAATTTAGGCCATTTGGCCGTCGACCGGGAAGATTGGCCTGCGGTAATCGATCACGCGAGAAGTGCGCTAAAGATTATCCAACAAAATCCCAACGATGTTAACCCAACCTTTTTAATCGATGTGTATGAGCAACTCTCAGATGGGCTTTCACGTATCAATCTGGATTCCTCCCTGTATTATGCCCAACATGCCCTGCATTTGTGTGAAACATTGGTGCCCGATGATGATTTTGCTTACTCCAGTAGTCTGGTTCACCTGGGACTTATTTACAACCAGTTCCAACGTTTTTCAGAGGCAGATTCATTACTCAAAATTGGTGAAGCTAAGTTCCTGGAACGTTTTGGTGCAAAACATAACCTGACGGCCTTCTTGAGCACTAGCCGGGCTCAGGCTTTAGCCCAAATGGGGAATTATCCCGCTGCACTGGAAAAATACGAAACAGCTTTACAAGTTTACGGATACACCACAGGGATGCCTTGGGAAAGTCTCGTCAATCCCAACCCGGTGCTTTCTACCCTTCAGGAAAAAAATCACATCTTGATCCAGTTATACCAGCAAAGTAAAAGCACAGCACTAGCTAAAAGCATTGAGGAAAATTTTTCTGAAATTCTGACTGGACTGAACTATTTAAGACGCAACTACCAAGGATCAGAAACAAAATTGTTGTTTGCCAGGCAGTTTAAAAGTGCAGCCGAGGATGCCATCAATTGGTATCAGGCAATATCGGATCCTCAAACCCTGGAAAAGGCCTGGATTTTTGCAGAGAAGTCCCGCTCTTTAGCCGTGCTTGAAGCTTTTTTAAACAGCAAAGCCTGGCAGGCTAAGGGCGCTTCGGATAGCACGCGCATCACCGAAGAGTTGTTCGCCGCCGCAACAAAAAAATGGAGTAAAGCGTACGAAATGGCAAAAACGATTGCGGAAAAAGACAGTTGTTATCGCCTCCTGTTAGAAACCAGAGTTAGCCATGAATCCTGGTTAAAAGAATTGGAGCAGCGGGACTCCGTTTTTTTTAATCTAAAATACAGCCAAAATATTGTAGACATTAAAAGTGTCCAGCGTGCACTGGATGAACAACAAACCTTGTTGGAGTATTTTGTTGCAGATAGCAGTATTTACATCTTTTTGATCCAGCCCAAGCACCATGAAATTGTAGCAGTCAAAAAAGACGCTGCCTTTGAGCAATGGATTACGGATTTGAACAGCAAAGGCATCTATGGTTACCACGCTTTACCCAGAAACAACCAAAACCCCATCCTGCGCGAAAAAACGCTGAAAAATTACAGTGCCGCCGCCTATAAACTCTACGAAACCCTCATTGCTCCAGTCAAAGCCAAACTTGACAAAAAAGTCATCATCATTCCTGATGGCGTTTTGGGTTATGTACCGTTTGAAGCCCTGTTGACCCAAAAACCACCCCGCCCCGATGCGATTGGGAACTATCAATATTTGCTCAAAGATCACCAAGTCAGCTATTGTTACTCGGCTACTTTGCTGCGTGAAATGCGCCACAAGCAGCACCGACAGGAACCCGCACAAAAACTGCTGGCCATGGCTCCGTTCTTCCTGGCTAACTCCGCTAAGATTCCTTCCCAGACTGATCCCCCTGCGAATGCTGGTTCCCGTGAGGTTTTAACAGAATTGCCCCACAGTGGCCCGGAGATTGCCGCAATTAGTAAGCTGCTCAATGGGCATGCTTTTTTTGGTAAAGAAGCCACGCTAAATAAGTTTCAGGAGTTGGCTTCGCGCTACCGCATCTTACACCTCTCCACTCATGGCAAAGCCGACGACCGCCTGGGCGATTACGCTTATCTGGCCTTTGGAATGCCCAACGCCCAAGGCGTTTCAGACAAATTGTATGCTCGAGATTTGTACAATCTTTCCCTCAACGCGGATTTGGTGGTGTTGTCCGCCTGCGAAACGGGCATCGGCAAACTTCAAGCCGGGGAAGGGATTGTCAGTTTGGCGCGTGCCTTTGCTTATGCAGGCGCAAAAAGTATGATTACCACGCTTTGGAAAGTAAAAGATGAGCGATCTAAAGAAATTATGGCCAGTTTTTACCAGTACCTCAATGAAGGCAAGGATAAAGACGAGGCACTGCGCCAGGCAAAACTGGATTTTTTGCAAAAAAATGCGGACGATACTGCACTGCTCCATCCTTTCTTTTGGGCAGGTTTTATTGGGATTGGGGACATGCATCCAATCAAATGA
- a CDS encoding outer membrane beta-barrel protein, with protein sequence MLKKFAMMTVASFLALTMINGQSIGFEFGGHFRNLLLSDQFNEVFDSPFKIGGSIGANALIPLGSQRLQLFPAVRYITKGGDLKVDENLGSVDGVNDGKMRLSYLEFAPQLQIRFSEDSKSFFLAGGPTLNLGIGGKCDHCLNKSAQFGSTFVDDFKSLTFGVNLSGGIIRTNEETSKTFFSAINIGFGFDDVRTEGGPYTDSYRTQPTLGGILQNFYIGLNFGYLFPLYTH encoded by the coding sequence ATGTTGAAGAAATTTGCTATGATGACAGTGGCCAGTTTTTTGGCTTTGACTATGATAAATGGACAATCCATTGGCTTTGAATTTGGGGGGCATTTCCGAAATCTTTTATTATCAGATCAATTTAATGAGGTCTTTGATTCACCATTTAAAATAGGAGGTTCAATAGGAGCAAACGCTTTGATCCCATTGGGTAGCCAAAGATTACAATTATTTCCCGCAGTGAGATACATTACGAAAGGTGGTGATTTAAAAGTTGACGAAAACCTTGGAAGTGTAGACGGAGTAAATGATGGCAAAATGAGATTAAGTTATTTAGAATTTGCACCACAACTGCAAATCAGATTCTCAGAAGATAGTAAGTCGTTTTTTTTGGCGGGTGGACCAACACTTAACCTTGGTATTGGAGGGAAGTGTGACCATTGCCTAAACAAAAGTGCCCAGTTTGGTTCTACATTCGTTGATGATTTTAAATCCTTAACTTTTGGTGTTAACTTAAGTGGAGGAATTATTCGTACCAATGAAGAAACCAGTAAGACTTTTTTTAGTGCAATCAACATTGGATTTGGATTTGATGATGTGAGAACTGAGGGTGGTCCCTATACTGATTCTTACAGAACCCAGCCTACATTAGGAGGCATATTACAGAATTTCTACATCGGCCTCAACTTCGGCTACCTCTTCCCACTCTACACCCACTAA
- a CDS encoding M12 family metallopeptidase, whose product MKNASFILITALCILSLSSCQKSDDALSKTITEPQPMTEVSLDELLYPVESTLATYTHNPNLKLVFQGKDSVWVEEADEHYVLDGDMIMPKAIFAERPNYTPELRGALLAGIRPWSNRVVYYQFAPNLPNNLRNNFLMASSQWNKLAGITFRARTNEPNYIWVYPGGEDKADVGMRGGRQIMSLHDGNAGVAMHEIGHALGMAHEHQRSDRNNHIYVQPSVASQSQLRVLSTRNYTSFDFSSIMLYASKKMSNGEYNMVNRATGKFFTNRIEAARNKVPNNPNAYYALPSANDVSTIKAMYN is encoded by the coding sequence ATGAAAAACGCATCTTTCATCCTCATCACTGCCCTATGCATCCTCAGCCTATCCAGCTGCCAAAAATCCGATGATGCCCTAAGTAAAACCATCACCGAGCCTCAACCCATGACCGAAGTATCGCTTGATGAACTGTTGTATCCAGTTGAGTCGACTTTGGCTACCTACACCCACAATCCCAATCTCAAGCTGGTTTTCCAAGGCAAAGACTCCGTTTGGGTAGAAGAAGCGGATGAGCACTATGTACTGGATGGCGATATGATCATGCCTAAAGCGATTTTTGCGGAACGGCCCAACTATACGCCTGAATTGCGTGGAGCACTTCTTGCTGGCATTCGCCCCTGGAGCAATCGAGTGGTGTATTACCAATTTGCCCCTAACTTACCCAACAACTTGCGCAACAATTTCTTGATGGCCAGCAGCCAGTGGAATAAATTGGCAGGTATTACTTTTCGGGCGCGTACCAATGAACCCAACTACATCTGGGTGTATCCTGGAGGGGAAGACAAAGCCGACGTGGGTATGCGGGGTGGTCGACAAATCATGTCGCTCCATGACGGCAATGCAGGTGTAGCCATGCATGAAATAGGGCATGCCCTCGGCATGGCACACGAACACCAACGCAGTGACAGAAACAATCATATTTATGTACAACCCAGTGTGGCCAGTCAATCCCAGTTGCGGGTCTTGAGCACTCGAAACTACACTTCCTTCGACTTTAGTTCAATCATGCTTTATGCCTCTAAAAAAATGAGCAACGGTGAATACAATATGGTCAATCGTGCCACCGGAAAATTTTTCACCAACCGCATTGAAGCAGCTCGGAACAAAGTCCCCAACAACCCCAATGCCTATTATGCTTTGCCCAGTGCCAATGATGTAAGTACCATCAAAGCAATGTACAATTGA
- a CDS encoding CHAT domain-containing protein has product MWVIYKYLSKGKEKDEALLMAKLEFLKAHEKRTELLHPFFWASFIGIGDMRSLSK; this is encoded by the coding sequence ATGTGGGTGATTTACAAATACCTCAGCAAGGGCAAGGAAAAGGATGAAGCGCTGCTGATGGCCAAGCTGGAATTTTTAAAGGCGCATGAAAAGAGGACGGAGCTACTGCATCCGTTCTTTTGGGCCAGTTTTATTGGGATTGGGGATATGCGATCACTATCGAAATAA